The following are encoded in a window of Pygocentrus nattereri isolate fPygNat1 chromosome 5, fPygNat1.pri, whole genome shotgun sequence genomic DNA:
- the fbxo9 gene encoding F-box only protein 9, which produces MAEGSQNAGNGSVEEEEDENSEDSSLQLELSAFRAQWMSELLPSSGAKKRISRASDLKKKQELAREEKARELFLKAVEEEQNGAVYEAIKYYKSAMQLVPDIEFKINYNRSPDPDRVGGSYLEENENEIDDLLAYFQQQLAVEHSSQKICEPEVETSQVHISALPMEVLMYIFRWVVSCDLDMRALEQLSLVCRGFYICARDPEIWHAACLRVWGRNCTKILPFTSWREMFLERPRVRYDGVYISKTSYIRQGEESLDGFYRKWHQVEYYRYLRFFPDGQVMMLTTPEEPLATVPRLRSRNTRMESILFGHYRLSQDTDNQTKVYVVVSKRKEEKVSEYQRSRFCRRNPAPDSDRTFHVGLQLSSGGRQRFNKLVWIHHSCHITYRSTGETVITAFDLDKMYTPLFFARVKSYTAFSDRPL; this is translated from the exons ATG GCTGAAGGCAGCCAGAATGCTGGTAATGGTTCTGTtgaggaggaagaggatgaaAATTCTGAAGACTCTAGTCTGCAG CTTGAGCTCAGTGCTTTTAGAGCTCAGTGGATGTCTGAACTACTGCCCAGCTCTGGTGCAAAGAAACGCATCTCCAGGGCTTCTGATCTGAAAAAGAAACAGGAGCTGGCCAGGGAGGAAAAG GCTCGAGAGCTGTTTCTGAAAGCTGTAGAGGAGGAACAAAATGGAGCTGTTTATGAAG CCATCAAGTACTATAAGAGTGCAATGCAGCTTGTGCCTGACATTGAGTTTAAGATCAACTACAACAGATCTCCTGATCCAGATAGAGTTGGCGGGAGCTA CCTGGAGGAGAATGAAAACGAGATAGATGATCTCCTTGCGTACTTCCAACAGCAGCTGGCTGTAGAGCACTCTTCTCAGAAGATCTGTGAGCCTGAGGTGGAAACATCTCAGGTGCATATTTCAG CTTTGCCAATGGAGGTGCTGATGTATATCTTCCGCTGggtggtgtcctgtgacttggACATGCGCGCTCTAGAGCAGCTCTCCCTTGTCTGCAGGGGTTTCTACATCTGTGCAAG AGACCCTGAGATTTGGCATGCTGCCTGTTTGAGGGTTTGGGGCCGGAACTGCACCAAAATTCTGCCCTTCACCTCCTGGAGGGAGATGTTTTTAGAGAGGCCACGTGTGCGCTATGATG GTGTTTACATCAGTAAAACTTCATACATCCGACAGGGCGAGGAGTCTCTGGATGGCTTCTATAGAAAGTGGCACCAGGTGGAGTACTACAG GTACCTCCGCTTCTTCCCTGATGGTCAAGTGATGATGTTGACCACCCCTGAGGAGCCTCTGGCTACTGTTCCACGTTTGCGTAGCAGGAACACAAG GATGGAGTCCATCCTGTTTGGCCACTACCGGCTGTCCCAGGACACGGACAATCAAACCAAAGTTTATGTTGTCGTCTccaagagaaaagaagag AAGGTGTCCGAATACCAGAGAAGCCGGTTCTGCAGGCGGAACCCAGCCCCCGACTCTGACCGCACCTTCCATGTGGGGCTGCAGCTGTCCTCTGGGGGTCGCCAGCGCTTCAACAAGCTGGTGTGGATCCACCACTCCTGCCACATCACCTACAG ATCAACTGGAGAAACTGTCATCACTGCGTTTGACTTGGATAAAATGTACACCCCCTTGTTTTTTGCACGCGTGAAGAGCTATACTGCCTTTTCAGATCGCCCCCTGTAG